The genomic region ACTGCTTGAGCTGGCCACCGGTCATGGGATAAATGGCCAACATCACCGAACCGCCCATCACCACCGTAGCATTTCTGGCCAGCCGCTCGGTCCAAACATTATCCACGGTATTGAGCATGATGTTGTTACCCTTTTCATCACAAAGCACCATCGGCGTGGCGGAAATACCATGTAGATGGAAGGTTACCATTTGCAATTCCGGAAAAGCCCGGCCCATGCCATCGGTATCCACCACAGGTATTCCCAGCCTGGCAGCCAAAGCCAGGGGTATCATGGAGTTCACCCCGCCGGCCTCAATGGGGATGGTAGCATAAACGGGCTGCTTAAGATAACTTTCCAGGGAATGAAAGGCACCAATCACCTCTTCTCCATTGGGTACCTTCTCCACCAATACCGTAGGAGCACCCATCATGGCCGTGGGCACAATTAAAGCGTCATCCGGCACCTCGTTGGGCTCCAATAGTTTAATGGGGCCAAATTCCTCTATGGCCTGAATGGCCATCAATTTTCCCACATAGGGATCGCCACCGCCGCCGGTGCCAAGTACCGCCGCACCCAGGGCGATATCCTCAATGGCTTGTACATCTAAGGTACGCATTTTTGTCATCTCCTCTTTTGCACTAAGAAATTATATTCTTACCATATTTATGGAAAGAGCTAAGGAATAAAGCATTGAAAGACCACGTTGAAGGAACTGATTTGTAAGTGTGCCTTTCTAACTAAAAAGTATCTTAGAACCTGACGCCTCTATCGGAAGGCGCCGGTTTCTAACGGGTAACCAGCTTATTTTTTAAACCACTTGATTGGTCTTGGCAAACTCCACACTACGCTGACTGGTGGCAGCACCGTAGAGCTTCATCCCCAGATAGTAACCCAGGCCGCCGACCACCAGTGAGTTGATGGCCGGAATACCGGTATCGGTAACAAAATAGCCCACCAAAAAGCCCAGCAGCCAGGCTGCCATTGTAACAGGGTTCCAGATTTCGCACTCCTCGGGCAGTGTTCCCCTGGCCCTGGTTTCATCCAGAATGCTGCGGTTACGCTTTAAAATGTAATAGTCCACAAACATAATGCCTGCCACCGGCGGCACCGCCACACCCAGCAATACCAGGAAGTTCACAAAGTAATTTAAGATACCTAACATCGAAAGTACGGTACCCACGATCCCCAAGACCCAGGTGGCAGTCACACGGTTCACCCGCCACTGGAACAGGGCATTCAGCATATTGGTAATACCCAGGGTAGAAGAGTAAAGGTTCAGGTCATTCATCTTAAGGGTAGAGAAAATC from Desulfotomaculum nigrificans DSM 574 harbors:
- a CDS encoding DUF917 domain-containing protein — its product is MRTLDVQAIEDIALGAAVLGTGGGGDPYVGKLMAIQAIEEFGPIKLLEPNEVPDDALIVPTAMMGAPTVLVEKVPNGEEVIGAFHSLESYLKQPVYATIPIEAGGVNSMIPLALAARLGIPVVDTDGMGRAFPELQMVTFHLHGISATPMVLCDEKGNNIMLNTVDNVWTERLARNATVVMGGSVMLAIYPMTGGQLKQSGIHGIVTLTEKIGRAIRESKSQRLDPVQTVLQVTGGFELFRGKVTDVARKTVGGFARGESKLEGIDGYKGETMTLNFQNEHLIARTETEVLATAPDLIAVLDVETGRPITTEGLRYGARAVVIGIPCNPQWRTDKGLATVGPRYFGYDLDYIPVEERVRNSKGGQR